The Vidua macroura isolate BioBank_ID:100142 chromosome 27, ASM2450914v1, whole genome shotgun sequence genome includes a window with the following:
- the DUSP3 gene encoding dual specificity protein phosphatase 3 translates to MGDYQISVEELNELLSNGSGCYSLPSAHSNEVVPRIHVGNAFIAKNIMRLQRLGITHVLNAAEGKSFMHVNTNAEFYEGTGIRYHGIKANDTQEFNLSRYFEEAADFIDKALSQKDGQVFVHCREGYSRSPTLVIAYLMLRRSMDVRSALCAVRQKREIGPNDGFLRQLCQLNERLLKEGKIKP, encoded by the exons ATGGGCGATTACCAGATCTCGGTGGAGGAGCTCAACGAGCTCCTGTCTAACGGGAGCGGCTGCTACAGCCTGCCCAGCGCGCACAGCAACGAGGTGGTGCCGCGCATCCACGTGGGGAACGC GTTCATAGCCAAGAACATTATGAGGCTGCAGCGCCTGGGGATAACCCATGTTCTGAATGCAGCAGAGGGGAAATCATTCATGCATGTGAACACTAATGCAGAGTTCTATGAAGGCACAGGCATCAGATACCATGGCATTAAAGCTAACGATACACAGGAGTTCAACCTCAGCCGCTATTTTGAGGAGGCAGCTGATTTTATTGACAAAGCCCTTTCCCAGAAAGATG gccaGGTGTTCGTGCACTGCCGGGAGGGCTACAGCCGCTCGCCCACGCTGGTCATCGCCTACCTGATGCTGCGGCGGAGCATGGACGTGCGCAGCGCGCTCTGCGCCGTGCGCCAGAAGCGCGAGATCGGCCCCAACGACGGCTTCCTCcggcagctgtgccagctcaaCGAGCGCCTGCTGAAGGAGGGCAAGATCAAGCCCTAG
- the LOC128819783 gene encoding ras-related protein Rab-18-B-like isoform X1, which produces MEPAGLTLKLLLVGDSGVGKSSLLRRFMDGAFDPRLTPTVGVDIKMKRMVVEGRAVQLAVWDTAGQERFRAVTSSYYRGAQGVVLVYDVTRKDTFTGIGGWLNELEMYTSSSSTVKMLVGNKTDKPDREVERKEGLQLARKHSLLFIETSAKTQDGVQHAFEELVIKILQTPDLWEKGPAKKGVQLMESSAQQQKGLCGAYCALI; this is translated from the exons ATGGAGCCCGCAGGCCTCAccctgaagctgctgctggtcGGAGACAGCGGCGTGGGGAAGTCCAG CCTCCTGCGGAGGTTCATGGACGGCGCCTTTGATCCGCGCCTGACACCCACCGTCG GTGTTGATATTAAAATGAAGAGAATGGTGGTGGAGGGCCGCGCAGTACAGCTGGCCGTCTGG GATACAGCAGGACAGGAGCGTTTCAGAGCAGTGACTTCCAGTTACTACCGAGGAGCTCAAGGGGTTGTTTTAG TGTATGATGTCACAAGAAAAGACACTTTCACAGGAATAGGAGGATGGCTGAATGAGCTGGAAATGTacacctcctccagcagcactgtgaaGATGTTGGTTGGCAATAAAACTGATAAG CCTGACCGTGAAGTAGAGAGAAAAGAAGGGCTCCAGCTTGCTAGGAAACACTCACTGCTTTTTATAG AGACCAGTGCCAAGACACAGGATGGAGTGCAGCATGCCTTTGAGGAACTGGTCATAAAGATCCTGCAGACTCCAGATCTCTGGGAGAAGGGCCCAGCAAAGAAGGGAGTCCAGCTCATGGAATcatcagcacagcagcagaaagggtTATGTGGTGCCTACTGTGCACTTATTTAA
- the LOC128819783 gene encoding ras-related protein Rab-18-B-like isoform X2, which yields MDGAFDPRLTPTVGVDIKMKRMVVEGRAVQLAVWDTAGQERFRAVTSSYYRGAQGVVLVYDVTRKDTFTGIGGWLNELEMYTSSSSTVKMLVGNKTDKPDREVERKEGLQLARKHSLLFIETSAKTQDGVQHAFEELVIKILQTPDLWEKGPAKKGVQLMESSAQQQKGLCGAYCALI from the exons ATGGACGGCGCCTTTGATCCGCGCCTGACACCCACCGTCG GTGTTGATATTAAAATGAAGAGAATGGTGGTGGAGGGCCGCGCAGTACAGCTGGCCGTCTGG GATACAGCAGGACAGGAGCGTTTCAGAGCAGTGACTTCCAGTTACTACCGAGGAGCTCAAGGGGTTGTTTTAG TGTATGATGTCACAAGAAAAGACACTTTCACAGGAATAGGAGGATGGCTGAATGAGCTGGAAATGTacacctcctccagcagcactgtgaaGATGTTGGTTGGCAATAAAACTGATAAG CCTGACCGTGAAGTAGAGAGAAAAGAAGGGCTCCAGCTTGCTAGGAAACACTCACTGCTTTTTATAG AGACCAGTGCCAAGACACAGGATGGAGTGCAGCATGCCTTTGAGGAACTGGTCATAAAGATCCTGCAGACTCCAGATCTCTGGGAGAAGGGCCCAGCAAAGAAGGGAGTCCAGCTCATGGAATcatcagcacagcagcagaaagggtTATGTGGTGCCTACTGTGCACTTATTTAA